Proteins found in one Balaenoptera musculus isolate JJ_BM4_2016_0621 chromosome 4, mBalMus1.pri.v3, whole genome shotgun sequence genomic segment:
- the VGLL3 gene encoding transcription cofactor vestigial-like protein 3 isoform X3, translating to MQDSLEVTLPSKQEEEEEEDEEEEEEERDQPAEMEYLNSRCVLFTYFQGDIGSVVDEHFSRALGQASTLHPESAISKSKMGLTPLWRDSSALSSQRSSFPTSFWTSSYQPPSAPCLGGVHPDFQVTAPPGTFTAADPSPWSGHGLHQTGPAPPPPVSESWHYPLASQVSPSYSHMHDMYMRHHHPHMHHRHHHHHHHHHHHPSAGSALDPSYGPLLMPSVRAARIPAPPCDITKTDPTTVTTATSAWAGAFHGTVDLVPSVGFDTGLQHQDKSKDSPWY from the exons ATGCAGGACTCTCTGGAAGTCACCCTTCCCAGCaaacaagaggaggaggaggaggaggatgaggaggaggaggaggaggagagagaccaGCCTGCCGAGATGGAGTACCTTAACTCTCGCTGTGTCCTTTTCACTTATTTCCAGGGAGACATTGGGTCAGTAGTGGATGAACACTTCTCAAGAGCTTTGGGCCAAGCCAGCACCCTTCATCCAGAATCTGCCATTTCAAAAAGCAAGATGGGGCTAACCCCCTTATGGCGAG acAGCTCAGCTCTCTCAAGCCAGCGGAGTAGTTTCCCGACTTCCTTTTGGACCAGCTCTTACCAGCCCCCATCTGCACCCTGTTTGGGGGGAGTTCATCCTGACTTCCAGGTCACTGCACCCCCTGGCACCTTTACTGCCGCTGACCCCAGCCCCTGGTCAGGACATGGGCTGCATCAGactggccccgcccctccccctcccgtgTCCGAGTCCTGGCACTACCCTTTGGCATCTCAGGTGAGCCCGTCCTACAGCCACATGCATGACATGTACATGCGGCATCACCACCCCCACATgcaccaccgccaccaccaccaccaccaccaccatcaccaccacccttcTGCTGGCTCTGCCCTGGATCCATCCTACGGGCCCCTGCTGATGCCGTCTGTGCGTGCGGCCAGGATTCCCGCTCCCCCGTGTGACATCACAAAAACAGATCCGACTACAGTCACCACTGCTACCTCAGCGTGGGCCGGAGCCTTTCACGGAACCGTGGACTTAGTGCCAAGTGTGGGGTTTGATACAG